One genomic segment of Alkalimarinus alittae includes these proteins:
- a CDS encoding HDOD domain-containing protein → MEKKGLAAWVERLDSEDGVVLTSVLAELNILTSSDETSASQLAEVILRDASLTTQVLKVANTVHFNPTGSPITTVSRSILAIGFNTIKSICITIKVLESILHGQPATRLYEIMADAIHAATQARNICIKMSADGKEEIFVATLLLHLAEMLVLSSGESEVAELYELYEEDSTDKERDRIAESVIGVSYKRLGLALVKSWRLGAVLQESLQPSSKMSHKAEAVLMGEEVSQVSKKGWDSAEMNALMKKISTFTGSSIKDVESMVQESANEAAEVAANYGSDVLVAMIPSTRPVEMESDACVGVKSVHQPNQELQLKILQELTSMMMDGVDMNSLFQMVLEGLHRGVGLERVCLAIFDKGRETVSAKYMIGEGTENWREKFKFTFVKSRSGFLFQLFSKGKASWVGNENFKELTSTLTPDYIAVTGVKTFLIAPIKANKKPVGFLYADLGESKRALNDSYFNGFKHFCAQINMSLAVLANKNGS, encoded by the coding sequence GTGGAAAAAAAGGGTTTAGCTGCGTGGGTAGAAAGGCTTGATAGTGAAGATGGTGTTGTACTCACGTCTGTCCTCGCAGAACTTAATATACTGACTTCATCTGATGAAACGTCAGCCAGCCAATTAGCAGAGGTTATTCTAAGAGATGCTTCGTTAACGACTCAGGTATTAAAAGTCGCCAATACGGTTCACTTTAATCCCACGGGAAGCCCGATTACAACGGTCAGTCGATCAATCTTGGCGATTGGCTTTAATACCATTAAAAGCATCTGCATCACGATAAAAGTGCTTGAGAGTATCTTGCATGGGCAGCCTGCCACCCGTCTGTATGAAATAATGGCCGATGCGATACATGCCGCTACACAGGCCAGAAATATTTGCATCAAAATGTCTGCAGATGGAAAAGAAGAGATTTTTGTCGCGACATTGCTTCTTCATCTTGCAGAAATGTTGGTGTTATCAAGTGGCGAAAGTGAGGTTGCCGAGCTGTATGAACTTTATGAAGAGGACTCAACCGATAAAGAACGTGACCGAATTGCTGAGAGTGTCATTGGTGTCAGTTACAAGCGTTTAGGTCTTGCCTTGGTAAAAAGCTGGCGTTTAGGTGCGGTTCTTCAAGAGTCATTACAGCCATCCAGTAAAATGTCACATAAGGCTGAAGCGGTTTTAATGGGGGAGGAGGTCAGCCAGGTATCAAAAAAAGGTTGGGATAGCGCTGAGATGAATGCGCTGATGAAGAAAATATCCACTTTTACCGGCAGTAGCATTAAAGATGTAGAAAGCATGGTGCAAGAAAGCGCCAATGAAGCGGCAGAGGTGGCTGCCAACTATGGTAGTGATGTGCTTGTCGCTATGATTCCGTCAACCCGTCCGGTTGAAATGGAGAGTGATGCCTGTGTTGGAGTAAAAAGTGTTCATCAACCTAATCAAGAGCTTCAATTAAAAATTCTACAAGAGTTAACCAGTATGATGATGGACGGAGTGGATATGAATTCACTCTTCCAAATGGTACTTGAAGGACTACATCGTGGCGTTGGGTTAGAGCGAGTGTGCTTAGCTATTTTTGATAAAGGACGAGAAACGGTTTCAGCTAAGTATATGATTGGAGAAGGTACTGAAAACTGGCGAGAAAAATTTAAATTTACATTTGTCAAAAGCCGGTCTGGTTTCTTGTTTCAGTTATTCAGCAAGGGTAAGGCGTCATGGGTCGGTAATGAAAATTTTAAGGAACTTACTTCCACATTGACACCTGATTATATTGCAGTAACCGGCGTGAAAACGTTTTTGATTGCACCGATTAAAGCGAATAAAAAACCAGTGGGTTTTTTATATGCTGATTTAGGTGAAAGTAAGCGAGCGCTAAATGACAGTTACTTTAATGGCTTTAAGCACTTTTGCGCACAAATTAATATGAGTTTGGCGGTATTAGCTAATAAAAATGGGTCTTAA
- a CDS encoding lytic transglycosylase, translating to MFRISLFIISLFLLSACATPPSNNEGEPHTTDKVTPTVMKEPDIDTQGQSSFFSLFTLPDSLFDSEEIVITTEDGREESTDQDSLSADAKILSAKHNCVDVDCTAITTEFAERLAEAETTNPFKATSSEQDLWDRMRRGFALDLAPNNPRFMNQLNWYKKHQRYLDRTTARSSRYLYHIVQETEKRGMPLELALLPVVESAFDPFAYSHGRASGIWQFIPGTGKAFGLKQDWWYDGRRDIVASTDAALTYLQALSNRFDGDWLLALAAYNSGGGTVSKAIRYNKKRGLNTDFWSLKLPKETRAYVPKLLAIARLIKEPEAFGLTLQSLPNEPYFDIVKVGSQIDLAQAAKMANITVEEIYLLNPGFNRWATSPIGPHRLLIPIANTENFKTALAALPSNQRLSWQRYTVKSGDSLIRIANKYNTTPAVIKQTNNLRSNMIRQGQKLLIPVAAKGNSYYAFSAQNRIEKKQNAAPRGNSSSKIDYTVRSGDTLWDISRKYKVGVRSLARWNSMAPTDPLKPGKKLVIWTKSAPTVTASRYAPPSRSNIRKIGYRVRKGDSLARIAGKFNVTVKQIVTWNNIDPKKYLKPGQKLKLHVDVTNGS from the coding sequence ATGTTTCGAATTTCTTTATTTATAATTTCTTTATTTTTACTTTCTGCTTGCGCTACACCACCTTCAAATAACGAAGGTGAACCCCATACAACAGATAAAGTAACGCCAACTGTGATGAAAGAGCCTGATATAGACACTCAGGGTCAATCGTCATTTTTCTCGTTATTTACACTACCAGACTCACTTTTTGACTCTGAAGAAATCGTCATCACAACAGAAGATGGGCGTGAAGAGTCGACTGATCAAGACTCATTATCGGCAGACGCTAAAATCTTATCGGCTAAACATAACTGCGTTGATGTAGACTGTACAGCCATCACCACAGAGTTTGCGGAACGTCTTGCTGAGGCTGAAACCACTAACCCGTTTAAAGCTACGTCTAGTGAGCAAGATTTATGGGATCGAATGCGCAGAGGGTTTGCGCTCGACCTTGCCCCTAACAACCCTAGGTTTATGAACCAGCTCAACTGGTATAAGAAACATCAGCGCTACCTTGATAGAACCACGGCTCGTTCATCTCGTTACCTCTACCACATTGTTCAAGAAACCGAAAAAAGAGGGATGCCCCTTGAATTGGCGTTATTACCCGTCGTTGAAAGTGCATTTGACCCTTTTGCCTACTCCCATGGCAGAGCATCAGGTATATGGCAGTTTATTCCTGGTACAGGTAAAGCCTTTGGTTTAAAACAAGACTGGTGGTATGACGGACGTAGAGATATTGTGGCGTCTACTGATGCCGCATTAACATATTTACAAGCACTGTCCAATCGATTTGATGGTGACTGGCTTCTTGCGCTAGCCGCCTATAACTCAGGGGGCGGAACAGTATCAAAAGCCATTCGGTACAATAAAAAAAGAGGCCTTAATACCGACTTTTGGTCTTTAAAACTGCCGAAAGAAACTCGCGCATATGTGCCAAAATTACTCGCCATCGCTAGGCTAATTAAAGAGCCTGAAGCATTTGGTCTGACCCTTCAATCACTACCAAATGAGCCTTATTTCGATATTGTAAAAGTTGGCTCTCAGATTGATTTAGCTCAGGCTGCGAAGATGGCTAACATTACGGTTGAAGAAATTTACTTGCTTAATCCGGGATTTAATCGATGGGCAACATCCCCGATTGGACCTCATCGCCTTCTCATCCCCATAGCAAACACCGAGAATTTTAAAACAGCTTTAGCTGCTTTACCCAGCAACCAAAGACTAAGTTGGCAGCGTTACACGGTTAAATCTGGCGATTCACTTATACGCATTGCGAATAAATACAACACAACGCCTGCGGTTATTAAGCAAACCAATAACCTTCGATCAAATATGATCAGACAAGGACAAAAACTGCTAATACCCGTCGCTGCTAAAGGTAATTCATATTACGCATTTAGTGCACAGAACCGTATTGAGAAAAAGCAAAATGCAGCCCCTAGAGGTAATAGCTCGTCAAAAATTGACTATACCGTCCGATCTGGTGACACGCTTTGGGATATATCCAGAAAATATAAGGTCGGTGTACGAAGTCTTGCTCGATGGAATAGCATGGCCCCTACAGACCCCCTTAAACCTGGCAAGAAACTGGTTATTTGGACTAAATCAGCACCAACGGTGACAGCATCTAGGTATGCCCCCCCTAGTCGCTCTAACATTCGAAAGATAGGTTACCGAGTTAGAAAAGGTGACTCACTCGCACGAATTGCAGGTAAGTTTAACGTCACCGTTAAGCAAATTGTCACGTGGAATAATATTGACCCTAAAAAATATTTAAAGCCTGGGCAAAAATTAAAACTTCATGTTGATGTAACAAATGGGTCTTAA
- the gloB gene encoding hydroxyacylglutathione hydrolase, whose protein sequence is MLTVLPINAYQDNYIWCIQNPLSQACIVVDPGEAQPVIDHLEKHQLTLVAILVTHHHYDHVDGICDLVSYTQQQTGKSIDVYGPLNPKIKQITHPLKHGDVLTILGTLYEVTEVPGHTLDHLSYFSPEDSLHSAPWLFCGDTLFSAGCGRLFEGTPAQMLNSLKALASYPLETEVYCTHEYTLSNLAFTQAVLPNDTEVKLYIERCQTLRDSNKPTLPSTIKTELAINPFLNCTRPDVQASVSLQSQSPITDELDTFTRLRKWKDTF, encoded by the coding sequence ATGCTAACTGTATTACCAATTAACGCCTATCAAGATAACTACATCTGGTGTATTCAGAACCCGCTCTCTCAAGCTTGCATAGTTGTTGACCCGGGTGAAGCCCAACCGGTAATAGATCATTTAGAGAAACATCAGCTCACACTCGTTGCGATATTAGTCACCCATCATCACTACGACCATGTCGACGGCATTTGTGATCTAGTCTCATATACCCAGCAACAAACGGGTAAGTCTATAGATGTTTATGGACCTTTAAACCCTAAAATCAAGCAAATCACCCACCCCCTAAAGCATGGAGACGTGCTAACAATTTTAGGCACCCTCTATGAAGTGACCGAGGTTCCCGGCCATACGCTTGACCACCTTAGCTATTTTTCTCCAGAAGATTCTCTGCATTCAGCACCCTGGCTGTTTTGTGGAGACACGCTTTTTTCGGCAGGTTGCGGTCGCTTATTCGAAGGGACCCCTGCACAAATGCTAAATTCTCTTAAAGCGTTAGCATCATACCCTTTAGAGACTGAAGTTTATTGCACTCACGAGTACACCCTTTCAAATCTAGCCTTTACTCAGGCCGTATTGCCGAATGATACGGAAGTAAAGCTTTACATTGAGAGATGCCAAACGTTACGAGATTCAAACAAACCGACACTGCCCTCTACTATAAAAACAGAGTTAGCCATCAATCCATTTTTAAATTGTACCAGACCCGACGTACAAGCGTCGGTATCCCTGCAGTCTCAATCCCCCATAACCGATGAGTTAGACACCTTTACTCGCCTACGAAAATGGAAAGATACATTTTAG
- a CDS encoding class I SAM-dependent methyltransferase, producing the protein MNLFRWVPRRRIAGDIMGFTRTKEDCEYLHLQHTFEAWFQSSLGRVLLSDQRRKIDGVIGRMFGYHQLEMLVSHRFPMGNSSSLGHKIVTVPEWQSDMPENTLVAEPHELGLCHDSIDLAILHHTLDYTVSPHQALREASRVVKSSGHLLIIGFNPMSMWGVRKLVSRKKAAPWNGRFTSGHRVEDWLKLLDFEITSADHHFLRPPVQNYRLLERFAFADKFDNGKFPMGAYYMILAKKQVGCSISAKPKWKETNVIGLPVANRMKP; encoded by the coding sequence ATGAATCTTTTTAGATGGGTCCCTAGACGACGGATTGCAGGTGATATTATGGGGTTTACTCGAACAAAAGAAGATTGTGAATATCTACATTTACAGCATACATTTGAAGCTTGGTTTCAGTCATCATTAGGGCGTGTTTTGCTTTCAGATCAAAGACGAAAAATTGATGGCGTTATTGGCAGAATGTTTGGTTATCACCAGTTAGAAATGCTGGTGAGTCATCGATTCCCCATGGGGAATTCTAGTAGTCTTGGCCATAAGATAGTAACGGTTCCCGAGTGGCAGTCCGACATGCCTGAAAACACACTTGTCGCTGAACCTCATGAGTTAGGCTTATGCCATGACAGTATAGATTTAGCGATACTGCATCATACGTTAGATTATACTGTTTCGCCTCATCAAGCACTTCGTGAGGCGTCAAGGGTGGTTAAGAGTAGCGGGCACCTACTCATTATAGGGTTTAACCCTATGAGTATGTGGGGTGTACGAAAACTTGTTTCAAGAAAGAAAGCAGCACCTTGGAATGGCCGTTTTACCTCAGGACACCGGGTGGAAGACTGGCTTAAACTATTGGATTTTGAAATAACGAGTGCAGATCATCATTTTTTGAGACCGCCAGTTCAAAATTACCGTTTGTTAGAGCGTTTTGCCTTTGCGGATAAATTTGATAATGGTAAGTTTCCAATGGGGGCCTATTATATGATTCTGGCAAAAAAACAGGTAGGCTGCTCGATTTCTGCAAAGCCAAAATGGAAAGAAACGAATGTAATTGGTTTGCCTGTGGCTAACCGAATGAAGCCTTAG
- the dnaQ gene encoding DNA polymerase III subunit epsilon, translating to MRQVVLDTETTGIEPSQGHRIIEIGCVELIDRKLTGNHYHQYINPQREIDSGAIEVHGITNEYLADKPVFKDIYADFLAFVDGAELVIHNAPFDIGFINHEFAMLQGGPGKIEKYCGVLDTLAMARKKHPGQRNSLDALCKRYGIDNSMRDLHGALLDSEILADVYLLMTGGQTMLSLGGEEGSEQVTGIQRLAAGRPVLNVIKATEPELIAHEGRLDALEKASGAALWRAE from the coding sequence ATGAGACAAGTAGTATTAGATACAGAAACTACAGGTATAGAGCCTTCCCAGGGACACAGAATAATTGAAATAGGTTGTGTAGAATTAATCGACCGAAAGCTTACCGGTAATCATTACCATCAATATATCAATCCTCAGCGCGAAATTGATAGCGGCGCGATTGAAGTTCATGGAATAACAAATGAATATCTAGCAGATAAACCTGTATTTAAAGATATCTATGCAGACTTTCTAGCGTTTGTTGACGGTGCAGAGTTAGTTATACATAACGCCCCGTTTGATATTGGTTTTATTAATCACGAGTTCGCTATGTTACAAGGCGGACCAGGCAAGATCGAAAAATACTGTGGTGTGCTTGATACACTAGCCATGGCTAGAAAAAAGCACCCTGGCCAGCGTAACAGCCTTGATGCTCTGTGTAAGCGATACGGCATTGATAACAGTATGCGTGATTTGCACGGCGCTTTGCTTGATTCTGAGATCCTGGCAGATGTCTATTTATTGATGACAGGGGGGCAAACAATGCTCTCATTAGGGGGGGAAGAAGGTTCTGAGCAAGTAACGGGCATTCAACGGCTAGCGGCAGGTCGACCCGTACTTAATGTAATTAAAGCAACGGAGCCAGAGTTGATTGCACATGAAGGTCGATTAGATGCGCTAGAAAAAGCATCAGGCGCTGCACTTTGGCGTGCAGAATAG